A stretch of the Rhizobium leguminosarum genome encodes the following:
- a CDS encoding elongation factor G — MRCFTVLGPSQTGKSTVVEKLGSLEGTPRKSSSPYGLNLTEFTFGSEAWCALDAPGPNEALAHAHHALLASDACILCVSSAPAEAVLAAPYLRIIEASGTPCILFVNRMDEPRGRLRDVIAALQDYANHTLLLRQIPVREGDRIIGSCDLISERAWRYREGQTSALIAIPESTAEREHEARTEHLEHLSEFDDWLLEELIEDREPSSYALYAISSRVLRENRIIPVLIGAASHGNGMTRLMKALRHEAPPVGALRQRLAHTGTVDEGKLVAVSFHAYHRQNVGKTVLVRALGEGLRQGASLGGSSLGAVQNLANGRSNSAVLPAPGDVFATVKSDHLPVPSLLTSGAVVAPPGWTEPPTPMLERILIPGSERDENKLSETLAKLSETDRGLKVLQEEGTGAQLVRAQGPVHLRDLCRTLSDVFHISVTDRTPSPIYRETITKPSEVHYRHRKQTGGAGQFADVKLSIHPNERGQGFTFGETIKGGAVPRNYIPAVEAGAREAMEKGPLGFEVIDVGVTLLDGQHHTVDSSEHAFRTASKMGVRQALSEGSTILMQPVFRSEFHIPSVYSGSLVQIVAALNGQVLGFDRDETAKGWDIFRALVPGGALNDLARALRSATQGIGYFSKNFDHFEELYGKEADAIVRAKEKPGTAH, encoded by the coding sequence ATGCGCTGCTTTACCGTGCTTGGACCTTCGCAGACGGGAAAATCGACAGTCGTGGAAAAGCTCGGCTCCCTGGAGGGGACGCCGAGAAAATCCAGCTCCCCTTATGGATTGAACCTCACAGAATTCACCTTCGGAAGCGAGGCGTGGTGTGCACTGGATGCGCCAGGACCCAACGAAGCGTTGGCGCATGCGCACCACGCGCTTCTTGCCAGCGACGCCTGCATACTGTGCGTTTCATCGGCACCCGCGGAGGCTGTGCTCGCCGCGCCCTATCTGCGGATAATCGAAGCCTCGGGGACGCCTTGCATCCTCTTCGTCAACCGGATGGACGAACCGAGAGGGCGGTTGAGAGACGTGATCGCTGCGCTTCAAGACTACGCCAACCACACCCTTTTGCTTCGCCAGATCCCGGTCCGCGAGGGGGACAGGATCATTGGCAGTTGCGATCTGATTTCGGAACGGGCGTGGCGCTACCGGGAAGGCCAGACTTCGGCGCTGATCGCAATCCCCGAAAGCACTGCCGAACGCGAGCACGAGGCGCGCACCGAGCACCTGGAACACCTGTCCGAATTTGATGACTGGCTTCTCGAGGAACTGATCGAGGACCGCGAGCCATCCAGTTATGCGCTCTATGCCATTTCATCACGGGTTCTCAGGGAAAACAGAATTATCCCAGTCCTGATCGGTGCTGCAAGTCACGGCAACGGCATGACGAGGCTGATGAAGGCGCTGCGCCACGAGGCGCCGCCGGTAGGGGCTCTTCGGCAGCGTCTCGCTCATACGGGAACTGTCGATGAAGGCAAGCTGGTGGCCGTGAGCTTCCATGCCTATCATCGCCAGAATGTCGGCAAGACGGTGCTCGTGCGCGCACTTGGCGAGGGACTGCGGCAAGGCGCATCACTAGGCGGCTCCAGCCTAGGCGCCGTACAAAATCTGGCAAACGGGCGGTCCAATTCGGCGGTTCTGCCTGCGCCGGGGGATGTCTTCGCGACGGTCAAGTCCGACCACCTGCCCGTCCCTTCGCTGTTGACCTCCGGCGCGGTGGTCGCCCCGCCTGGGTGGACGGAACCACCCACGCCGATGCTTGAAAGGATCCTAATTCCGGGCAGCGAGCGCGATGAAAACAAACTTTCCGAAACGCTGGCGAAACTTTCCGAGACGGATCGCGGTCTGAAAGTCTTGCAGGAGGAAGGCACGGGCGCTCAACTCGTCCGCGCCCAAGGGCCGGTGCATCTGCGTGATCTCTGCAGAACGCTGTCCGATGTCTTTCACATCTCCGTGACCGACCGAACGCCCAGCCCAATCTACCGCGAGACGATCACGAAACCATCGGAGGTTCATTACCGCCATCGCAAACAGACCGGCGGTGCCGGGCAATTCGCGGATGTGAAGTTGAGCATTCACCCCAACGAGCGCGGCCAGGGTTTCACTTTTGGCGAAACCATCAAGGGCGGCGCCGTTCCGCGCAATTACATCCCCGCCGTCGAAGCGGGCGCGCGCGAAGCGATGGAGAAAGGACCGCTAGGCTTCGAAGTCATCGATGTCGGCGTAACGCTGTTAGATGGTCAGCACCATACCGTCGACAGTTCGGAACACGCCTTCCGGACTGCGTCGAAAATGGGGGTGCGACAGGCGCTTTCCGAAGGATCGACCATCTTGATGCAGCCGGTCTTCCGCAGCGAGTTCCACATCCCGTCGGTGTATTCAGGCAGCCTTGTCCAGATCGTCGCCGCTCTCAACGGTCAGGTTCTCGGCTTCGACCGTGATGAAACCGCCAAGGGATGGGACATCTTCCGGGCGCTCGTTCCGGGCGGCGCACTTAACGATCTGGCGCGGGCGCTGCGCTCGGCGACGCAGGGCATTGGTTATTTTTCCAAGAACTTCGATCACTTCGAGGAACTATACGGCAAGGAAGCGGACGCCATTGTGAGGGCAAAGGAGAAACCAGGCACCGCACACTGA
- a CDS encoding NRAMP family divalent metal transporter, whose product MDAPKPLRAKTAREIPNLLKALGPGLVTGAADDDPSGIATYSQVGAQFGYTLGWTMLFSYPLMAAVQGLSAGIGAVSGNGLAKNLKLHYHPWLAYAAMALLFAANFINIGADLAAMGAAVRLLVGGPEVAYAILFGMLCATVQVIVPYPAYVSVLKWLTLSLFAYVAVVLLAGVAWGEALSAIVMPSLAFSGDHFTAIVAILGTTISPYLFFWQAGEEVEELRRRKLARLRRNPEAAAPELGRIRMDTLVGMGFSNVVALCIIVAAAATLHLNGIEKIETSAQAAEALKPVAGEFAFAVFAVGIIGTGLLAVPVLAGSAAYAVAESFGWPEGLDKKLREAKAFYATIVVATIASVAVTLLGLDPVRALYWSAVVNGVLATPIIILMVMMARNNAIMGGLKAPRWMIFISGFTALVMGLSTMGMFVF is encoded by the coding sequence ATGGACGCGCCGAAACCTCTCCGTGCGAAGACCGCGCGCGAGATCCCGAACTTGCTCAAGGCTCTCGGGCCTGGTCTCGTGACCGGAGCCGCCGACGACGATCCGAGCGGTATTGCCACCTACAGTCAGGTCGGCGCCCAGTTCGGCTACACTCTCGGCTGGACTATGCTGTTCAGTTATCCTCTGATGGCGGCGGTGCAAGGATTGAGCGCGGGCATCGGGGCGGTGTCGGGCAACGGGCTTGCCAAGAACCTGAAGCTCCATTACCACCCATGGCTCGCCTACGCCGCGATGGCGCTTTTGTTTGCCGCCAACTTCATCAACATCGGTGCCGATCTCGCCGCCATGGGAGCCGCGGTCCGTCTCCTCGTCGGCGGTCCAGAAGTCGCCTACGCGATCCTGTTCGGCATGCTCTGCGCCACCGTCCAGGTTATCGTGCCTTATCCGGCCTACGTCTCCGTCCTGAAGTGGCTGACATTGTCGCTCTTTGCTTATGTTGCCGTCGTCCTCTTGGCGGGTGTAGCGTGGGGCGAGGCGCTCAGCGCGATTGTGATGCCGAGCCTTGCGTTCAGCGGTGACCACTTCACCGCGATCGTCGCGATACTCGGCACCACGATAAGCCCTTATCTCTTCTTCTGGCAGGCCGGCGAAGAGGTTGAGGAGCTAAGACGCAGGAAGCTTGCGCGCCTCCGGCGAAACCCCGAGGCGGCAGCGCCTGAACTCGGCCGCATACGTATGGACACGCTCGTCGGCATGGGCTTCTCCAATGTTGTGGCGCTCTGCATCATCGTTGCGGCCGCCGCCACTCTTCATTTGAACGGCATCGAGAAGATTGAAACCTCCGCCCAGGCAGCCGAAGCCCTGAAGCCCGTGGCCGGCGAATTCGCTTTCGCGGTATTCGCGGTGGGTATAATTGGGACGGGGCTGCTCGCAGTTCCCGTCCTCGCCGGCTCCGCCGCCTACGCCGTCGCCGAGAGCTTTGGATGGCCCGAGGGCTTGGACAAGAAGCTTAGAGAAGCCAAGGCTTTTTATGCAACAATCGTCGTGGCGACGATCGCAAGTGTCGCGGTCACCCTGCTGGGGCTTGACCCTGTGCGGGCCCTGTACTGGAGCGCAGTCGTGAACGGGGTGCTCGCCACGCCGATCATCATCCTGATGGTGATGATGGCGAGGAACAACGCCATCATGGGCGGGCTAAAAGCGCCGCGCTGGATGATCTTTATCAGCGGCTTCACCGCGCTTGTGATGGGCCTGAGTACCATGGGCATGTTCGTGTTCTGA
- a CDS encoding BrnA antitoxin family protein: MTKTPRRPANPLDAAEALFARPRKVVAAPPVERPALPNVKEQVTLKLDSDLLLYFQEDGPGWQDRINDALRAAMRNDR, translated from the coding sequence GTGACCAAAACCCCACGCCGCCCGGCCAATCCACTTGATGCCGCGGAGGCCTTATTCGCGCGCCCCAGGAAGGTGGTCGCTGCACCTCCCGTCGAGCGGCCGGCGCTGCCGAACGTCAAGGAGCAGGTTACTCTGAAACTCGACAGCGACTTGCTCCTCTATTTTCAGGAGGACGGCCCGGGCTGGCAGGACCGCATCAACGATGCGCTCCGCGCCGCCATGAGGAACGATCGTTAA
- a CDS encoding amino acid ABC transporter permease, giving the protein MTGFFEPYGDYGAEWMPLLLKAMLNTAMLSVSAFALALVLGLLLSLCQRSAFPVLRQFAAVYVTVVRGVPLLAVLFLLYFGLPGIGIVFSPFGAAMVGMALCFAAQIAELFRAGLKAIPTGQAEAALAVGFTPAQSFRLIILPQVARIVLSPMIVTFVSLMKDSSLASLITVDELALTGRAMATEYFLPLQIYVAVGVCYFAIAWPFSALSRRFAVPAR; this is encoded by the coding sequence ATGACCGGCTTCTTCGAGCCCTATGGCGACTACGGCGCCGAATGGATGCCGCTGTTGCTCAAGGCGATGCTCAACACTGCGATGCTCTCTGTGTCGGCTTTTGCTCTGGCGCTCGTGCTCGGTCTGCTGCTTTCGCTCTGCCAGCGCTCGGCATTCCCAGTGCTTCGGCAGTTCGCTGCCGTCTACGTAACCGTGGTTCGCGGCGTTCCGCTGCTGGCGGTGCTATTCCTGCTCTATTTCGGGCTGCCCGGCATCGGTATCGTCTTCAGCCCCTTTGGTGCGGCAATGGTCGGCATGGCACTTTGCTTCGCGGCGCAGATCGCCGAACTGTTCCGGGCCGGGCTGAAGGCAATACCGACGGGGCAGGCGGAGGCGGCGCTGGCCGTCGGGTTCACACCAGCCCAGAGTTTCCGGCTGATCATCTTGCCGCAAGTCGCACGTATCGTGCTGTCACCGATGATCGTCACCTTCGTCTCGCTGATGAAGGACTCGTCGCTCGCTTCGCTGATCACAGTTGACGAGCTCGCTTTGACCGGGCGCGCCATGGCGACCGAATATTTCCTGCCGCTGCAGATCTATGTCGCGGTCGGCGTCTGCTATTTCGCCATCGCCTGGCCCTTCTCGGCGCTATCGCGCCGGTTTGCCGTACCCGCCCGTTAA
- a CDS encoding amino acid ABC transporter permease: protein MSDFALFFSITHGLLAGLGVTVLVTAASLALAAVLGFTLALVRQFAGVRLLDLAIDAYCELLCNVPALTHLFILYFGLASIGIRLTSIAAAVLGLGLIGAAITCAILRAGFAALPRGQAEAALAAGLTPLQTIFEILTPQAMRIALPGLGNYAVQLLKDTSVVSAIAAPEIMFFARSMVTSSFQTTLIYATAAALYLALSLPLMQVTRVLERRYGRLKG, encoded by the coding sequence ATGAGCGACTTTGCCTTGTTCTTCTCCATAACGCATGGGCTGCTTGCGGGTCTTGGCGTCACGGTGCTGGTCACCGCAGCGTCGCTCGCGCTAGCGGCCGTGCTCGGCTTTACGCTCGCGTTGGTCAGGCAGTTCGCCGGCGTAAGATTGCTGGATCTGGCGATCGATGCCTATTGCGAGCTGCTGTGCAATGTGCCGGCGCTGACGCATCTCTTCATTCTCTATTTCGGGCTCGCGAGCATCGGCATAAGGCTGACATCGATTGCTGCAGCCGTTCTCGGGCTTGGACTGATCGGCGCGGCCATCACCTGCGCCATCCTGCGCGCCGGTTTCGCGGCCCTGCCGCGCGGTCAGGCCGAGGCGGCGCTCGCCGCGGGACTGACGCCACTTCAGACGATCTTCGAAATCCTGACGCCGCAGGCGATGCGGATCGCCCTGCCGGGGCTGGGAAACTATGCGGTGCAGCTGCTCAAGGACACATCTGTCGTGTCCGCCATCGCGGCACCCGAGATCATGTTCTTTGCCCGCTCGATGGTCACCTCGTCGTTTCAGACGACGCTGATCTACGCCACGGCGGCGGCACTTTATCTCGCGCTCAGCCTGCCGCTGATGCAGGTGACGCGGGTTCTGGAAAGACGTTACGGGAGATTGAAGGGATGA
- a CDS encoding Atu1372/SO_1960 family protein, whose product MTTVKTAAVGTAPGQAMPPCDIRRPVILMTPDLNEMPAAPTESEYVVRANYAQAIAEAGGIPMILPYHAENIDWALSSADGIVVTGARPGADVPDARRQFELQLVLGALKMGKPLLGICHGMQLIGECLGGELATDLPTSNISHLPQGVPDIVAHEITIADGSRLADWSGGAVQHVNSLHRHVLMGEGRFRVTARATDGIIEAFEGETDAFCLGVQWHPEYCLTALDARILKAFVEQSAGIAASYTQSGAFGRRDMVRERLSTLGLSLPEPLDPPGAFAGAVRNGNVVTVSGQVPLVEGRVLKTGILGAGVSIDEGRDCAAQCLLNALAQLERVAGGFERVCGFIRLAGYVAAGSDFTRHGAVIDGASELLRDLFPDRWAHARVALGVASLPRGVPVEIELSAFVADEI is encoded by the coding sequence ATGACCACCGTAAAGACGGCTGCCGTAGGCACCGCGCCCGGCCAAGCCATGCCACCATGCGATATCAGGCGTCCCGTGATCCTGATGACGCCCGACCTCAACGAGATGCCGGCCGCGCCGACGGAAAGCGAATATGTGGTGCGGGCAAACTATGCCCAGGCGATTGCAGAAGCGGGGGGCATTCCGATGATCCTGCCCTATCATGCCGAGAACATCGATTGGGCATTGTCGAGCGCCGACGGAATCGTCGTTACCGGTGCCCGACCCGGCGCGGATGTTCCCGATGCGCGCCGGCAGTTTGAGCTGCAGCTGGTTCTCGGGGCCCTCAAGATGGGTAAGCCGCTGCTGGGTATTTGCCATGGAATGCAGCTCATCGGCGAATGCCTGGGTGGCGAGCTCGCGACGGATTTGCCGACGTCGAATATATCTCATCTGCCGCAGGGTGTACCCGATATCGTCGCACATGAGATCACCATCGCCGATGGCAGTAGGCTGGCAGATTGGTCAGGCGGCGCGGTGCAGCATGTGAACAGCCTGCACCGTCATGTCTTAATGGGCGAGGGACGGTTTCGCGTCACGGCCCGTGCGACCGATGGCATCATCGAGGCCTTCGAGGGCGAGACCGATGCTTTCTGCCTCGGCGTTCAATGGCATCCGGAATACTGCCTGACTGCGCTGGATGCCCGGATACTGAAGGCCTTTGTTGAGCAGAGCGCGGGGATCGCCGCGAGCTACACCCAGAGTGGCGCCTTCGGCCGCCGCGATATGGTGCGCGAACGGCTTTCTACCCTCGGTCTCAGCCTGCCGGAGCCGTTGGACCCGCCGGGTGCTTTCGCCGGCGCTGTCAGGAACGGCAATGTCGTCACGGTCTCGGGCCAGGTGCCGCTCGTGGAGGGACGCGTGCTGAAGACTGGGATCCTCGGCGCCGGTGTCTCGATAGACGAGGGGCGAGATTGCGCGGCACAGTGCCTGCTTAATGCGCTGGCCCAGCTCGAGCGTGTTGCGGGCGGGTTCGAGCGGGTGTGCGGCTTCATCCGCCTCGCGGGCTATGTCGCCGCGGGCTCGGATTTCACGCGTCACGGTGCCGTTATTGACGGAGCCTCCGAGCTATTGCGCGACCTTTTCCCGGATCGCTGGGCACATGCACGCGTAGCGCTCGGCGTTGCGTCGCTGCCGCGCGGCGTGCCGGTCGAGATCGAGCTGAGCGCGTTTGTGGCGGATGAGATCTGA
- a CDS encoding FAD-dependent oxidoreductase yields the protein MARVAVIGAGVVGVATAYLLAKAGHGVTLIDVSAGPGQGASAGNAAQLSWAYGDAMASPALLRHLPAIAMGRDPAFRIRWQLDPDFFRWGLRFLANTPFRRWWANTRDVLTLAELSRCELAALLAETDISFDYRVAGKLHLYPDRASVWAAEAGISGKKTLGLEQRLVSRAEAESIEPALRRYQAEIAGAVHTPGDALGDAAAFCCQLTSHMVERYQLSTLFGRRVTGFARNANRLTALSFADREPLPADIAVVAAGPQLRLLGHELAEARSVRPVRGYSLTVPASSVTPLVSLTDVSRKLAFASIGDRFRVAGLADVDPPGSGFDSDRFDTLRKSAAAVLPDAFEGAENLMQWSGERPTTPSSRPIIAASRHLRGVYYNVGHGMLGWTLSLGSARRLVDLIGAGDN from the coding sequence ATGGCGCGCGTTGCGGTGATCGGTGCTGGCGTGGTGGGTGTGGCCACGGCCTATCTTCTGGCCAAGGCCGGTCATGGCGTGACGCTGATCGATGTCTCCGCCGGGCCAGGCCAAGGGGCGAGCGCCGGCAATGCCGCCCAGCTCTCCTGGGCCTATGGCGATGCCATGGCATCGCCGGCTTTGCTGCGGCATTTGCCGGCCATTGCCATGGGCCGTGATCCGGCGTTTCGGATCCGCTGGCAGCTCGACCCCGACTTCTTCCGTTGGGGGCTTCGCTTTCTGGCCAATACGCCCTTTCGGCGCTGGTGGGCTAACACACGGGATGTTCTCACATTGGCCGAGCTGTCCCGATGCGAACTCGCGGCGTTGTTGGCTGAAACCGATATCAGCTTCGATTACCGCGTCGCAGGCAAGCTGCACCTCTATCCCGATCGGGCGAGTGTCTGGGCGGCGGAGGCAGGCATTTCGGGCAAGAAAACGCTAGGTCTTGAACAGCGCCTGGTGTCGCGCGCCGAAGCGGAGAGCATTGAGCCGGCGCTTCGCCGCTATCAGGCCGAAATCGCCGGAGCAGTCCACACACCTGGTGATGCGCTCGGGGATGCCGCCGCCTTTTGCTGCCAGCTTACCAGCCATATGGTTGAGCGCTATCAGCTCTCCACACTGTTCGGTCGGAGGGTCACGGGCTTCGCCCGGAACGCCAACCGGCTGACGGCGCTGAGTTTTGCAGACAGAGAGCCGCTGCCAGCCGACATCGCCGTCGTGGCCGCCGGACCGCAACTTCGCCTGCTCGGTCACGAACTGGCAGAGGCGCGGTCGGTCCGGCCGGTGCGGGGCTACTCTCTGACCGTACCTGCGTCTTCGGTGACGCCGTTGGTCAGCTTAACCGATGTCAGCAGAAAGCTTGCTTTCGCATCGATAGGAGACCGCTTCCGCGTGGCGGGTCTTGCTGACGTCGACCCGCCGGGTTCGGGCTTCGATTCGGACCGATTTGATACATTGCGGAAAAGTGCTGCAGCAGTCCTCCCCGATGCCTTCGAGGGTGCCGAGAATTTGATGCAATGGTCTGGCGAACGTCCCACGACGCCATCTTCGCGCCCCATCATCGCCGCATCCCGGCATTTGCGAGGCGTCTACTACAACGTTGGTCACGGTATGCTGGGATGGACGCTCTCGCTGGGTTCGGCACGGCGCCTGGTGGACTTGATTGGGGCCGGTGACAATTGA
- a CDS encoding DUF2726 domain-containing protein translates to MHYRQRSVLFAAPWLIIGAVAVGVSSGITVADIEQPELLIAALFIGLLIGMAVEQFLATLRRQAWREKNGSRWEERRWNERILPGPWLQTPAPKPSRPVDAADQLRIVMRSDFTIQPLLNKSEARVFRELDSVVIGCNSSWQVMAQVSLGEILRSADPDAYSCINSKRVDLLLVDSNCRPRHVIEYQGGAHHQAAAAARDAVKKEALRRAGIGYHEVVAGQTTPSELRRLVEKLVDKPSVT, encoded by the coding sequence ATGCACTATCGGCAAAGGTCGGTGTTGTTCGCAGCACCTTGGCTGATCATCGGAGCTGTCGCAGTAGGCGTTTCGAGCGGTATAACCGTTGCAGACATCGAACAGCCGGAACTGCTAATCGCCGCGCTGTTTATCGGCCTCCTCATCGGCATGGCTGTTGAGCAGTTCCTAGCCACGCTGAGAAGACAGGCGTGGCGGGAGAAAAACGGATCACGCTGGGAGGAACGGCGCTGGAACGAGCGCATCTTACCGGGACCCTGGCTTCAGACGCCAGCTCCGAAGCCATCGCGACCGGTCGACGCCGCGGATCAACTGCGTATCGTGATGCGCTCGGATTTCACCATTCAACCATTGCTGAACAAAAGCGAAGCCCGGGTGTTTCGGGAACTCGACAGCGTCGTGATCGGCTGCAATTCCTCCTGGCAGGTGATGGCTCAGGTTTCATTGGGCGAGATCCTCCGAAGTGCCGACCCAGACGCCTACAGTTGCATCAACTCCAAGCGTGTCGACTTACTGCTCGTGGACAGCAACTGCCGACCGCGGCACGTCATCGAATACCAGGGCGGGGCGCACCATCAAGCCGCAGCGGCCGCACGCGACGCGGTAAAGAAAGAGGCGCTGCGACGCGCCGGAATTGGCTACCACGAGGTGGTGGCTGGCCAAACGACGCCGTCGGAACTCAGGCGATTGGTCGAGAAGCTGGTGGACAAGCCGAGTGTCACCTAA
- a CDS encoding amino acid ABC transporter ATP-binding protein, with amino-acid sequence MTALLSVAGLRKSYGPIEVLKGIDFDVAPGEKIALIGPSGSGKSTCLRCMNFLEKPGAGEIVLDGERIGVRDGRIMSDRQLAPQRAEMGMVFQLFNLWPHLSVMENVAIAARKVRGLSAREARDLALEMLAKVHMTHRADASPLELSGGQQQRVAIARALAQKPKLMLFDEPTSALDPELVHEVLKVMEELAAEGRTMLIVTHEVAFARDIADRVLFLDGGTIVEAGPAREVITAPREPRTQAFLKKIRH; translated from the coding sequence ATGACCGCGCTTCTGAGTGTCGCAGGCCTGCGGAAAAGCTATGGCCCCATTGAGGTGCTGAAAGGCATCGATTTCGATGTCGCACCGGGCGAGAAGATCGCCCTGATTGGCCCTTCGGGTTCCGGCAAGTCGACCTGTCTGCGCTGCATGAATTTCCTGGAAAAGCCGGGCGCCGGCGAGATCGTTCTCGATGGCGAACGCATCGGGGTCCGCGACGGCCGGATCATGAGCGACCGTCAGCTCGCGCCGCAGCGGGCCGAGATGGGGATGGTGTTCCAGCTCTTCAATCTTTGGCCGCATCTGTCGGTAATGGAGAATGTGGCGATCGCCGCCCGCAAGGTGCGCGGTCTGTCGGCCCGCGAGGCGCGCGACCTGGCGCTTGAGATGCTGGCCAAGGTGCATATGACCCATCGGGCGGATGCTTCGCCGCTGGAACTGTCGGGCGGCCAGCAGCAGCGCGTGGCGATCGCGCGTGCGCTCGCCCAGAAGCCGAAGCTGATGCTGTTCGACGAGCCGACCTCGGCGCTCGATCCGGAGCTGGTTCACGAAGTGCTGAAGGTAATGGAAGAACTCGCCGCCGAGGGCCGCACCATGCTCATCGTCACCCATGAGGTCGCGTTTGCGCGGGACATCGCCGATCGGGTCCTTTTCCTCGATGGCGGTACGATCGTGGAAGCGGGGCCGGCGCGCGAGGTGATCACCGCGCCGCGCGAGCCCCGCACCCAGGCCTTCCTCAAGAAGATCCGGCATTAG
- a CDS encoding PGN_0703 family putative restriction endonuclease, whose product MISDFEAVRQNLYPASHGAIEDWETFPWHRDRTNRIQAYKVHSSQAIAIDVFGTLKTSTDRDRILDAIAERVGVAPGGPWAITLQWTDTDRLLGEPRPTQVDALAVGSSAALVIECKFTEPGGQCSQTAVSRSGERQCNGSYVDQINPGNGVRSQCALTGKGIRYWEYIPKVFQLDPNVNHTPCPFRRDTYQWMRNAVLAAAIGKHRNLQGTALAAFADHPSFPTARKVKRGLMNPGLAGQGAMTPISYQQIIAIACRVGRDGGLWNSLAAWIDHKIAQAASRKSESREV is encoded by the coding sequence ATGATCTCCGATTTCGAGGCAGTTCGGCAAAATCTATATCCGGCCAGTCACGGAGCGATCGAGGACTGGGAGACGTTTCCCTGGCATCGTGACCGAACCAACCGAATTCAGGCCTATAAGGTGCATTCGTCGCAAGCCATTGCAATCGATGTGTTCGGCACTCTCAAAACGAGCACAGATCGCGACCGTATCCTCGACGCGATCGCCGAGCGTGTGGGAGTGGCGCCGGGCGGTCCATGGGCGATAACACTCCAGTGGACGGATACTGATCGGCTTCTGGGGGAGCCGAGGCCCACGCAAGTCGATGCACTTGCCGTCGGCTCGTCGGCCGCACTCGTCATCGAGTGCAAGTTCACCGAACCCGGCGGACAATGTAGCCAAACAGCTGTTTCTCGCTCGGGCGAGCGCCAATGCAACGGGAGCTACGTCGATCAGATCAACCCGGGCAACGGCGTGCGCTCACAGTGCGCTCTTACAGGCAAGGGCATCCGCTACTGGGAATACATCCCAAAGGTCTTCCAGCTCGATCCGAATGTAAACCATACGCCCTGCCCTTTTAGGAGAGATACCTATCAGTGGATGCGCAACGCCGTACTGGCGGCAGCGATAGGCAAGCACCGCAATCTTCAAGGAACTGCTCTCGCTGCCTTTGCCGATCATCCAAGTTTTCCAACGGCGCGAAAAGTGAAACGAGGCCTGATGAATCCTGGTCTCGCCGGCCAAGGGGCGATGACGCCCATCTCCTACCAGCAGATCATTGCAATCGCTTGCCGAGTCGGCAGGGACGGAGGGCTCTGGAACAGCCTTGCGGCCTGGATAGATCATAAGATCGCGCAGGCAGCGTCGCGAAAATCGGAATCCCGAGAGGTTTGA
- a CDS encoding YidB family protein: MGLFDGLGSVVSDVLNGRPVNLLQVAEDVFQNAGGLDGILTQLNQSGLGHQVGSWIGTGDNLPISADQIRSVLSSEQLQTLAANLGIDASKIPEFLAEHLPTAVDQASPNGILPSSAS, encoded by the coding sequence ATGGGACTTTTCGATGGTTTGGGCAGTGTCGTCAGCGACGTCTTGAACGGCCGACCGGTCAATCTTCTCCAGGTCGCCGAAGATGTCTTCCAGAATGCCGGCGGACTGGACGGCATTCTGACGCAACTCAATCAAAGCGGGCTTGGCCATCAGGTGGGCTCTTGGATCGGCACCGGCGACAATCTGCCAATCAGCGCTGATCAGATCCGCTCGGTTCTCTCGTCCGAGCAGTTGCAGACCCTTGCCGCCAACCTCGGTATCGATGCCAGCAAGATACCAGAGTTCCTTGCCGAGCATCTTCCGACGGCCGTCGATCAAGCAAGCCCCAACGGAATCCTCCCGTCGTCCGCGTCCTGA